In Calderihabitans maritimus, the genomic stretch AATGGCTCTTTTTCATATTTATACTTCCGCATTTGGAATGTATACAGCTTTAATTCAACGAGGAATGCACCTTATGTTTGTGCTTGCTCTCATTTTTTTAATTTTTCCAGTTAAAAAGGGGGTGTCAAGAAAAAATATACCTCTTTATGATTATATATTAAGTCTCCTAGGGTTTGTTGTAGGAGCATATATAGTAATTAACTATAATGCTATAGTCTTAAGAGAGGGTCAAGCTACGCAATTGGATATTATAATGGGAGTTGTGGCTATTATTTTGGTTCTTGAAGCAACCCGCAGAACGCTGGGATTACCTTTGGTGATTATTGGAGTAATTTTTTTGATCTATGCTTTTGCTGGACCACATATGCCTGGAGCATTAATACACCGGGGTTATGATATCCAAAGGGTTGCCTATCAAATGTACATGACCACATCCGGTATCTTCGGGATTCCATTTGGTGTAAGTGCTACCACAATAGCAATGTTTATAATTTTCGCTTCGTTTATCAATAAGACCGGGGGAGGTAAGTATTTTGTAGATTTGGCGTTTTCTATTGCCGGGAGAACTAGAGGCGGTCCGGCTAAAGCTGCTGTTATAGGTAGTTGTATAATGGGTTCTATAACAGGCGCTGCTGTGGCCAATGTTGCTGCGACAGGAACTTTTACTATTCCCTTGATGAAAAGAACTGGCTATAAGCCGCATATTGCCGGGGCAATTGAAGCAGTGGCTTCGACAGGGAGTCAAATAATGCCCCCAATCATGGGGAGTGCAGCGTTTATTATGGCAGAAATGGCGGAAATACCCTATTCAAGTATTATGGTTGCTGCACTTATTCCCGCTCTATTTTATTATTTTTCTTTATTCCTTGCGGTAGATATTGAGGCAGCAAAACATGGCTTAAAAGGGTTAACAAAAAAAGAATTACCCCCTTTAAAAAAAAAGTTTAATAAATAGCTTAATATTACTTGTTTCAATTGGTGTTTTAATTATCTTTTTGATAATGGGATTTTCACCCACAAACGCTGCTTTTAAAGCATTAGTTGTGCTTTTAATATTAAGTATGCTTAAAAAAGATACCAGATTAAGTTTTAAAGATATTATTGATGCTCTTGAAAAAGGTGCAAGGGATATTTTGGGAGTTGCTGCTGCAACCGCATGCGCCGGTATAATAATAGGTGTATTGACATTAACTGGTCTTGCTGTTAAATTAAGCTCTATGATAATTCAATTATCTGGAGGTAATCTGTTTATATTATTATTCTTGGCTATGATTGTATCAATTATATTAGGCATGGGATTGCCAACCGCGGCTTGTTATGTTTTATTAGCTGCTTTAGTTGTTCCTGCGCTAATTGAATTTGGTGTGCCGGTTCTTGCTGCCCATTTATTCGTATTTTTCTTTGGTGTAATTTCAGCAATTACTCCACCGGTTGCATTAGCGGCATATACGGCCGCTGGAATTGCGGAGTCTAATCCTATGTCAGTAGGTGTTAATGCTTTCAAAATCGGGGCGGTGGCCTTTTTTGTTCCTTATGTGGGTGTTTATAATCCGGCTTTTATTTTAGACGGTTCATTTTTACAAGTTATCAAGGTTGTCATGACAAGTTTGGTTGGTTGTTCAGCATTAGTTTTCTGTGTCCAAGGTTATTTATTTAAGAAACTTTCCTTACCAATGAGATTTTTATTGTTAATATCAGCATTAACTTTAATAGATCCAAAATTAACTACCGATTTTATTGGAATTGCAATTTATGCTATAGTTGTCTTATTTCAGAAGTTTATTCAAAATAGTAGTAATTAATATTATTTTAAAAACATTTTAAAATAAGTGCTAGGATATAATATGTCAACAGTAAATTTTAAGAAGCACTTCCCCTTCTCAATGCCAAGAAGACAAGAAAGCGATAGGCAGTACTCCCCATCGAAAAGGTGGCCTGACTTTTTATTTTTCCGAGAAAGATTGTCAGCGATGTCCTCGAAAAAATTCGTGCCTTAGTTAGTCGGAGACCCGCAAACGCGTTTATGTCAGGCCGGAAGTATTTGAAAACCGACCTCGTGGCATAAAGCGCGCGATGCGGGTGTGAAAGACGATTGAACGGGTATTTGGCGAAGCGAAAACCTGGCACCGGATGATGAGAGCCCGGTATC encodes the following:
- a CDS encoding TRAP transporter permease: MLLVSIGVLIIFLIMGFSPTNAAFKALVVLLILSMLKKDTRLSFKDIIDALEKGARDILGVAAATACAGIIIGVLTLTGLAVKLSSMIIQLSGGNLFILLFLAMIVSIILGMGLPTAACYVLLAALVVPALIEFGVPVLAAHLFVFFFGVISAITPPVALAAYTAAGIAESNPMSVGVNAFKIGAVAFFVPYVGVYNPAFILDGSFLQVIKVVMTSLVGCSALVFCVQGYLFKKLSLPMRFLLLISALTLIDPKLTTDFIGIAIYAIVVLFQKFIQNSSN
- a CDS encoding TRAP transporter permease; this encodes MKNGHKIIITILAVAMALFHIYTSAFGMYTALIQRGMHLMFVLALIFLIFPVKKGVSRKNIPLYDYILSLLGFVVGAYIVINYNAIVLREGQATQLDIIMGVVAIILVLEATRRTLGLPLVIIGVIFLIYAFAGPHMPGALIHRGYDIQRVAYQMYMTTSGIFGIPFGVSATTIAMFIIFASFINKTGGGKYFVDLAFSIAGRTRGGPAKAAVIGSCIMGSITGAAVANVAATGTFTIPLMKRTGYKPHIAGAIEAVASTGSQIMPPIMGSAAFIMAEMAEIPYSSIMVAALIPALFYYFSLFLAVDIEAAKHGLKGLTKKELPPLKKKFNK